From the Acidithiobacillus sp. genome, the window GACAACGTGGGGGGGTAATTGTTGGCTCGCACAAAAAGTCCGCATGGACCACGTTGTTATGATAATATTATTAAGCGGCTAACATCTGATTTGCATTGCTGCAATTTATGCGCTATTTACAAAATCAGTGGCAATAAGCCACGATCTGACCATATCTAAGGAGGATTGAGAATGTCAGGCTTTGACAACCTATTAACCCGCAGGGAAGCAATACAACGTGCGATACTGGGTGCAGGTGTGGTAACGGTGGGTGCTATGGGCGCCAGCGCGAGCGCCATGGCTGCGGGGATGAGCGGGAACCCAGGCAACTTGCTACCGAGCGGATCTGCTAGCCTTCAGGAATTGAGCAACCGACTCGCAACAGCCCCAAGGCGCCGGGATTTTAAGAGTGTCCCGATGATTCTCACTGACCCGGACCAATGGGACAGCGAGGCGTTGAACGAGGTGCTTCACTATGCAGGCGGCCCTAAACAGGTTTGGGATAACACCGCCTTGAAAAGCCCGTGGCTCAATCTCATGCGTAATGCCATGAACTGCCAGATATGGTCTTTCAAACATGCGGATTTCCTCTGCGTGTCTGCCACTCACGGAACGGCGCACTTTGCCCTGTACGATAACTACATCTGGGACAAATATCTCTCTACGCTCACCAAAGGGAAATGGAAAAGCAACGTATGGCTGAAAGAGCCCCCCGCTTCCGCAGCCAACCCGGCTGACTTTGAGGATTCAAAGGGCGCGTTTTCACCGCATGACAATAGCATAGCGGTGCTGCAGCGGCGCGGCGCAGTCTTTCTGGCCTGTCACAACGAAGTCTGGGAGCTCACCATGGGCCTCCTCAAAAAAGGCATCAATCCGGACCATCTCGCCCACGAGCAAATAGCGGCGGAATTCACCAACCACCTCATTCCCGGCGCGATCCTGACACCGGGCATCGTGGGTACCTTGCCGGAGTTGCAGCTGGCTGGATTCCAGTACGCGAAATAAATTCAGTTACTCACGCGGAACGCCACCCACCTCGCCCACTGACCGTCAGCTCACAGATTGATCGTCATAAAGCCCAAGGTGGGTCGGCATGACAGGTGAGGTGGAGGGCTGCGGTCAGGCCGTGTGATGGACCGCGCCTATCCGAATTCAGACTCAACAGGAGGTTTCATGGCAACTACAAGGTCAAACACCGCCCCACAAGACTCGGGCAATCGCAGCTGGCGACTCGCCGCCATCGCCCTGCTCACGATTCGCTTCGTTCAAGGATGGATTTACTGGGGCGGTGGCACCAGACGCTTCATCTATGGCCCGCAAAAACTGGATGTACACGGCCATTGGATGGCCTACAAGTTCCAGACAGCCATGCCCGGCGCATTGCTCGGCACAGACCATCTGGTGGCTTTTCTATTGCATCATTTCACCCTGCTCTACGCCGGAGTGATCCTCTTCAGCGCTGTCGAGATGATTGCCGGTTTCATGCTCATCATCGGCCTCTACACCCGTTTGGCGGCCGTGGCCACCATTGGCCTGTCTTTCGTACTGATGCTGCTCTTCGGCTGGCAGGGCGCCACCTGTATCGACGAATGGACCATGGCGTCCTCCAATTTTGCCATGGGTATCACTCTGGTGTTGGCAGGGTCCGGGGCCTACTCGATAGACAATTGGCTCTTGGCGCGCAATCCGAGCCTGGCCAATAGCGGCCTGTTCCGCTGGCTGGGAGGTAGCCTGCCTCTGCCCTTGAGCGATGGCGCGTTCAAAAAGCTGGCTCTGGGTTTGTTTTGGATCGCGGTGGTCTTCATCGTTGCCACCTACAGTTATTACCGCGGTTCGGTCATTACTCCCTTCCATGGCGGCCCGGTAAGCCCGGCCAAGCACCACTGGAAATTGGATCATGGCGTCCTACAGAACGATGGCAGCATAAAATTCCACGCCTATGTCAACGCTGGCGTGGCTGCAGAACCATCCAATGTGCTCGAAGCTGTGCTGGTGGACAGTAAAACTGGAAAAGTGGTGGAGAGGTGGGATAGCGCTGCTCTATCTTCCTTGCCAAAAAGCGCTTTTGTGAATGATTTTGCTTACCAGCAAATTCACACCGGGAAATTCGGGATCACCGGACCTGTCGGTGCGCAAGCCATGATCCATCTCCCTCCAGCGACTCAGAATATGGCACCATTGCCGCAGAGCTCCTACATCCTGCAACTTGAATCGGTGAATGGGCATATCTGGAAGGTGGACCTGCAGTACTAGCGAGTACCCGACAGAAAAAGCCGGATTTTCTCAAAAATCCGGCGGTAACAATACAATCGCGATAAAAAGTACCCATTACTGAGTGTTCCCCGCGCTTGGTGCCTCCCGCTCAATGTATACCGCGCGTAAAACCGATGGCCACCATGATCAGCATGATCACGATGTAGGTACGCAAACTCCAGAAGGCTATCTGAACACCTCCCCGAATCGGCGCACGAGTCAGTGGCTTGGGTTCCTGATGGATATCCTCTTCTAGAAACGCCAGAAATTCCGGGGTCGCCGCGGAGCGAAAGTCTTCTTTGGGATGCATACAAAGCTCCTCAGACGGATGGGAAGACGACGGTATAGCCATAAACGGCATTGGCCAGAATAAGAAAACCAACAATGGTGAAAGCTGAATAATTCTGCCAGCGCCGATTCACATAGCTCCCCATGATCTCGCGATCATTCAGCAGCATGAGCAGAAACAACATTGCCGCCGGCATGAATATGGATGCAATCACCTGCACGGTGAGGTTCAAAAACCCCAGGGGGATGTGGGGGATCAGGACCACCATGGCCGCCATCCCGGCGCTCAAAATGCCGGACAGATAAAAGGGCAAGGCCCGTTGTGGCTTGAGGTTCAGACTCCGAGGGAGTTTGAGCGCTTCGCCCACCGCCCAGGAAGTGCTTGCCGTAATGGCAATGGCGGCAATCAGCCCGGACTCGACGAGACCCAGAGCGAACAGCGCGGTTCCGATACTGCCCAGATTGCTCTGCCGTAACAGGTGGAGGATCGCCTGTATGTCGAACTGGGCGGTATTGGTGTGCCCATACGCCAGGGTACCCGTCAAGATGACAATGGCAATGGCGATGATCCCCATGGAAAGACTTCCGAAGGCGGTATCGGCCTGGCCGCTGGGGATGTCATTGACCGTCAGGCCCTTATCAACGACCGAGGATTGCTGAAAAAAGAGCATCCACGGCGCGATGGTCGTTCCGAGATTGGCAAGTATGACATAGGTAAAGGCGCCTACTGCGGTCCCCACTGGAATGTGCCAGTTGCCCACCGCAGCAATCACCTGGCCCCAGTCCGGGTGCGCCGCGATAGCCAGGGGCACAAAAACGATATTACCCGCAGCGATCCACAACGCCAGCCGCTCCCAGGTATGGTAATGCAAAAAAATCATGGTCACCGCGACAAATATCCAAGCCAACGTGACCGAAAGGACCGGCGGCACGGAGAACACGCTCATGCCCACACGGATGCCGATAAACTCCGTCACCAGCGTCAGGACATTCGCCACCGTCAAATCCAGCAGGGAAAACACCCCCCAAAAGGCGCCATAACGCCCCCAGATCATCTCGGCATGCCCTCGATGGGTCACAGCGCCAAGTCGTACGGTCATCTCCTGCACCACATAGGCTACCGGGATCATGAGCAACAGGAAGGGAATAAAAAAACCGATACCGTACATCGCCCCAGTCTGGGCGTAGGTGATGACGCCGCCGGCATCGTTATCAGCGATCATCACCAAAATGCCTGGCCCGATCAGACTCATAAACAGCAGTAGTCGTCGCCACCAGGAGGGATGATGGCGGAGCTGATAAATCCGCCAGCGATCCTTGATGCGCTCCCGCACGTCCTCGGGTAATTGCTGCAACACATCCGCCTCGCTGGGCGTTGCGTGATGTTCGGACACATTCGACATCAATCCCCTCCTGAATAACGTGCGAAAGAAGCCACAATCAACCCATCTGATCTTGCCGCAGCAAGATCAGCCTTTAAATAAGTGGCACTTTTGTAAGCTCGCACAGCCGCTCAGGTCAAGCAAAATATCGCCCGCTCTGACGCAACGGACATCCCATGCGAAAGTTCGACGAACTCTCCCAGTTCCATCAACATTTCGCTTTCTGGAAAGCTTCCAGCAACCCGTCCTCAAACGCTTTTTGCACGCTGTTTTACAGAATTTGTCTTAGGGCATTTCTGGCGCGTTACTTATCTGCAACCGAACGAAGATCCAGATTGGCGACGGCCTTTTCCACATTCCAGGCAATGAATCTGGCAAAGTCGCCGATGTTCTGTTGAACGCTCGCACTTTCCAGGTCGGCCATGTAGCGCTCACGCTCCTCGACCTGAAGGATAGTCCACGGATAGCCGCCCGAAGCTAGTAACAGGTTCATGGTAAATCGGGCCATGCGTCCATTGCCGTCGGCATAGGGGTGAATAAATCCAAAAAGCCAGTGGCCCAGGACGGCCCGGACAAAAGCGTCTGTTTCTTCCGCCAGGCTTTCCTGCAGGGCTTCCATGCCATACCGCAGCGACTCAAAGTGTGGTGGCACATGAGACGATCCGCGAAGGAACACCAAGTGTCGACGGTATCCGATGAGATCACTACGCTTGAGGATTCCGGCTGTCACTGATGGACCAAACAGAGCCTGGAACCATTCCTGATGATGGTCGGAAAAAAGGCGGGCAGCCAGGCCTGGAGCGGTGCTTTCTCCGCGAAAGGCCGCAACAGCATCCTGTTTTACCAATTCAAAAGCGTCCAGATAACCCCGTGCAGCCATAGCCTCGGTTTGCTCTCGATCGGCAGGATGACCGTCTGGGTGCCATTGTCCTGCCGCAACTCGCGCAATAAGTTCAGGCGTTACTCGGTACCGCTCTATGGATAAGCTGTGGTAAGCATCCTCCAGCTTTGCCGCTTCCACCTGCTGAAGAAATGCGATTTCGGGCCAGGCCGGAGGAGGCGTAGGTCGCATCGCCAAAACCTCCTCACGATGTTCCTTCCAGAGCAGTTGGACCCGCGCGTATAGCGGCGACTTTCCTATGGCTTGAAGTTGGTAAACGGCATCCGGTTCGAAGGGGTCCTTGACCTGGGGAAGATGAAACCCGGATCCCGCCAGTTCGCGTTCTATACGTTCCGCGAACTCCTTGCGGCCGACTTGTCGAAGCGACGCCACCACGCGGCTTATCCCCAGCCCACTGGTCTCTACCAACACTGCGATGGCCCCTGGATCTGCAAGCGTACCGAGCACAATCTGAATTTCTTTTTGCCAGGTTTGATAAAGCCTGGGTGGGAGCTTGATCAGGCAGTAAGGCAGGGACATACATCGCAGGCCATCGATCAGGACAACCTGTTCTTCAGTGGGCATGGATTTTTGTCCGGGATACATCACCAAGCTATGCCCAAAGACCAGATCCTGAATCTGACTTTGGTTGACACCCAGAAGCACTTGGATCTGCCGTGGGATAACATTGCATT encodes:
- a CDS encoding transcriptional initiation protein Tat, yielding MSGFDNLLTRREAIQRAILGAGVVTVGAMGASASAMAAGMSGNPGNLLPSGSASLQELSNRLATAPRRRDFKSVPMILTDPDQWDSEALNEVLHYAGGPKQVWDNTALKSPWLNLMRNAMNCQIWSFKHADFLCVSATHGTAHFALYDNYIWDKYLSTLTKGKWKSNVWLKEPPASAANPADFEDSKGAFSPHDNSIAVLQRRGAVFLACHNEVWELTMGLLKKGINPDHLAHEQIAAEFTNHLIPGAILTPGIVGTLPELQLAGFQYAK
- a CDS encoding TQO small subunit DoxD, translated to MATTRSNTAPQDSGNRSWRLAAIALLTIRFVQGWIYWGGGTRRFIYGPQKLDVHGHWMAYKFQTAMPGALLGTDHLVAFLLHHFTLLYAGVILFSAVEMIAGFMLIIGLYTRLAAVATIGLSFVLMLLFGWQGATCIDEWTMASSNFAMGITLVLAGSGAYSIDNWLLARNPSLANSGLFRWLGGSLPLPLSDGAFKKLALGLFWIAVVFIVATYSYYRGSVITPFHGGPVSPAKHHWKLDHGVLQNDGSIKFHAYVNAGVAAEPSNVLEAVLVDSKTGKVVERWDSAALSSLPKSAFVNDFAYQQIHTGKFGITGPVGAQAMIHLPPATQNMAPLPQSSYILQLESVNGHIWKVDLQY
- a CDS encoding NRAMP family divalent metal transporter; the protein is MSNVSEHHATPSEADVLQQLPEDVRERIKDRWRIYQLRHHPSWWRRLLLFMSLIGPGILVMIADNDAGGVITYAQTGAMYGIGFFIPFLLLMIPVAYVVQEMTVRLGAVTHRGHAEMIWGRYGAFWGVFSLLDLTVANVLTLVTEFIGIRVGMSVFSVPPVLSVTLAWIFVAVTMIFLHYHTWERLALWIAAGNIVFVPLAIAAHPDWGQVIAAVGNWHIPVGTAVGAFTYVILANLGTTIAPWMLFFQQSSVVDKGLTVNDIPSGQADTAFGSLSMGIIAIAIVILTGTLAYGHTNTAQFDIQAILHLLRQSNLGSIGTALFALGLVESGLIAAIAITASTSWAVGEALKLPRSLNLKPQRALPFYLSGILSAGMAAMVVLIPHIPLGFLNLTVQVIASIFMPAAMLFLLMLLNDREIMGSYVNRRWQNYSAFTIVGFLILANAVYGYTVVFPSV
- a CDS encoding Fic family protein — translated: MARPKRSEATKLALALEELHAKIGPTQGVVRGQQIKNATRVLLLEKGFLREILKGWYFVSDPGAHQGDSTLFYANFWEYLAYYLEDRFGAQYCLSAESSLLRHSQCNVIPRQIQVLLGVNQSQIQDLVFGHSLVMYPGQKSMPTEEQVVLIDGLRCMSLPYCLIKLPPRLYQTWQKEIQIVLGTLADPGAIAVLVETSGLGISRVVASLRQVGRKEFAERIERELAGSGFHLPQVKDPFEPDAVYQLQAIGKSPLYARVQLLWKEHREEVLAMRPTPPPAWPEIAFLQQVEAAKLEDAYHSLSIERYRVTPELIARVAAGQWHPDGHPADREQTEAMAARGYLDAFELVKQDAVAAFRGESTAPGLAARLFSDHHQEWFQALFGPSVTAGILKRSDLIGYRRHLVFLRGSSHVPPHFESLRYGMEALQESLAEETDAFVRAVLGHWLFGFIHPYADGNGRMARFTMNLLLASGGYPWTILQVEERERYMADLESASVQQNIGDFARFIAWNVEKAVANLDLRSVADK